One region of Miscanthus floridulus cultivar M001 chromosome 19, ASM1932011v1, whole genome shotgun sequence genomic DNA includes:
- the LOC136525200 gene encoding E3 ubiquitin-protein ligase ATL41-like — translation MSTTVTVSPPPDSFGDAPAAPGTSSSNFTLLYIIIAVLAGVILYMAFRHGQSVLAEWRRLQADGHSEAESSGTRLGLSVDDIAALPTFTYRARAALASPHGGGRSRSKGRTPGRAVECVVCLQEMEDGDVVRVLPACRHFFHGGCIDAWLRAHSSCPVCRAHPEPERARMAEAAMSPPLPQLRRCGVSPERPTASRVLADILARSPLRNIYSCSTSGFGENIIVSKSPSPRLHIGSRTPSPTPQVYARVDDTCSKSPPPGISEIVVVPSKLPSPMRFSTSKQLSARSVGTLESIEVIASASPSPSPVEDGGGSLSKSQ, via the coding sequence atGTCCACCACCGTGACCGTCTCGCCGCCGCCCGACTCTTTCGGCGATGCCCCGGCGGCACCCGGCACCTCCAGTTCCAACTTCACGCTGTTGTACATCATCATCGCGGTCCTGGCCGGCGTGATACTCTACATGGCCTTCCGTCATGGCCAGTCGGTCCTGGCCGAGTGGCGCCGGCTCCAGGCAGATGGCCACTCCGAGGCCGAGTCGTCCGGGACGAGGCTCGGGCTTAGCGTGGACGACATCGCCGCGCTGCCCACGTTCACGTACCGGGCGCGGGCCGCGTTGGCGTCGCCGCACGGTGGCGGCAGGAGCCGCAGCAAGGGGAGGACGCCGGGCCGGGCGGTGGAGTGCGTCGTGTGCCTGCAGGAGATGGAGGACGGCGACGTCGTGCGCGTGTTGCCCGCGTGCAGGCACTTCTTCCATGGCGGCTGCATCGACGCCTGGCTGCGCGCGCACTCGTCGTGCCCCGTGTGCCGCGCGCACCCGGAGCCCGAGCGCGCGCGGATGGCCGAGGCAGCCATGTCCCCGCCGCTGCCGCAGCTGCGACGGTGCGGCGTGTCACCGGAGCGGCCAACGGCATCGAGGGTCCTGGCGGACATCCTGGCGCGATCGCCGTTGAGAAACATCTATTCCTGCTCGACAAGTGGATTTGGGGAGAACATCATCGTCTCGAAATCACCATCGCCAAGGCTTCACATTGGGTCGAGGACTCCGTCTCCGACACCGCAGGTGTATGCCAGGGTGGACGATACATGCTCAAAGTCACCGCCTCCGGGGATATCAGAAATCGTGGTTGTCCCGTCCAAGTTGCCGTCGCCGATGAGGTTCAGCACAAGCAAGCAGTTGTCGGCGAGGAGCGTTGGAACATTGGAAAGCATAGAGGTGATCGCGTCAGCATCACCGTCACCGTCACCGGTGGAGGACGGTGGCGGTTCCCTGTCGAAGTCGCAGTAG